A single genomic interval of Primulina huaijiensis isolate GDHJ02 chromosome 7, ASM1229523v2, whole genome shotgun sequence harbors:
- the LOC140980272 gene encoding 26S proteasome non-ATPase regulatory subunit 8 homolog A-like isoform X1, whose product MDSKITEVSQMFDRFQASFMRKDYDTCDRLLSQLKVLLTEFKSLPPLFQETPNNIRELTLARHIYEYAVILSVKIEDQDAFERDFFQLKPYYTDARSRLPPSAEEYPILGLNLLRLLVQNRIAEFHTELELLPPNALENPCIKHAVELEQSFMEGAYNCVLSARQTVPHETYVYFMDLLAKTVRDEIAGCSEKTYDSLSIKDARQMLLFSSDQELSEYIKEERTEWEIKNGFVFFQRSKESTPCKEIPSLQLINQTLSYARELERIV is encoded by the exons ATGGATTCGAAAATCACAGAGGTTTCCCAAATGTTTGATAGGTTTCAAGCGTCTTTCATGCGGAAGGATTATGATACTTGTGATAGACTCCTCTCGCAGCTCAAG GTTCTATTGACTGAATTTAAGAGCCTACCTCCTTTATTTCAGGAAACACCAAATAACATCCGTGAATTGACGCTAGCAA GGCATATATATGAATATGCAGTTATTCTCAGTGTGAAAATTGAGGATCAGGATGCTTTTGAGCGGGATTTTTTCCAATTGAAACCCTACTATACGGATGCCCG TAGTCGTCTCCCACCATCAGCTGAGGAGTATCCTATTTTGGGTCTCAACCTTTTGAGACTTCTTGTGCAAAACAGAATTGCCGAATTCCACACCGAGTTGGAATTACTTCCTCCCAATGCTTTAGAGAATCCTTGCATCAAGCATGCAGTTGAGTTGGAGCAATCTTTCATGGAAGGAGCCTACAACTGTGTATTAAGTGCTAGACAAACAGTACCTCATGAAACATATGTTTATTTCATGGACTTACTGGCAAAAACAGTCAG GGATGAGATAGCTGGATGCAGTGAAAAGACATATGATTCCCTTTCAATAAAAGATGCAAGGCAAATGCTGCTGTTTTCTTCGGACCAAGAATTATCCGAATACATCAAGGAG GAGCGTACCGAGTGGGAGATCAAGAACGGGTTTGTATTTTTCCAAAGATCTAAAGAATCGACACCTTGCAAGGAGATTCCGTCTTTGCAGCTGATCAACCAAACACTCAGTTATGCCAGAGAATTGGAGCGGATTGTGTGA
- the LOC140980829 gene encoding auxin response factor 9-like codes for MANTGSFSQQQSRFSVEGTGGKDMLNVELWKACAGPLVDVPKVGERVYYFPQGHMEQLEASTNQELNQRIPMFNLPSKILCHVFNIHLLAEKDTDEVYAQITLMPDTNQNEPRSLDKSSEEPPRPAVHSFCKVLTASDTSTHGGFSVLRKHANECLPPLDMSQQTPTQELIAKDLHEVEWHFKHIFRGQPRRHLLTTGWSTFVTSKRLVAGDSFVFLRGENGELRVGLRRHTRQQSSMPSSVISSQSMHLGVLATASHAVSTQTPFVIYYKPRTSQFIIGLNKYLESVNHEFGVGMRFKMRFEGEDSQERRFSGTIVGVEDKSSNWEYSKWRSLKVQWDEHASISRPERVSPWEIEPFVVSTPTSVIQTQIMKNKRLRSHVEIPVPETPTSTVSTAWNLGHESFQINCNLEERGSNHMAIMQATPHLNTSLKMITEETEESKGVSARSIILNPSASNMGKQSNSPLSSQNEAKKFDTVVTCRLFGIDLKSPSLVNLCEDSPPKSLDTPNDGGEVCVPSTVLSCYSEQKYGGFQDLKNMKQDQVQVPTKEVQSRQNQSHSFXKKKKPI; via the exons ATGGCAAATACCGGATCATTTTCTCAGCAGCAGAGCAGATTTTCGGTTGAAG GGACTGGAGGCAAGGATATGCTGAACGTTGAATTATGGAAGGCTTGCGCTGGTCCTTTGGTGGATGTTCCGAAGGTTGGGGAAAGAGTTTACTATTTTCCACAAGGTCACATGGAGCAA ttaGAAGCATCAACAAATCAAGAACTGAATCAAAGAATACCAATGTTTAATCTGCCTTCAAAGATCCTTTGCCATGTTTTCAACATTCATCTGTTG GCTGAAAAAGACACTGATGAAGTTTATGCACAGATTACTTTGATGCCAGATACAAAC CAAAATGAGCCAAGAAGCCTTGATAAATCCTCGGAGGAGCCTCCTAGACCTGCAGTGCACTCATTCTGCAAGGTTTTAACTGCGTCAGATACAAGTACCCATGGTGGATTCTCCGTCCTTCGAAAACATGCTAATGAATGCCTGCCTCCTCTG GACATGTCCCAACAGACACCAACGCAAGAACTAATAGCCAAGGATTTGCATGAGGTCGAATGGCATTTTAAGCATATTTTTAGAG GTCAACCTCGAAGGCATTTGCTTACGACAGGATGGAGTACCTTTGTTACTTCCAAAAGATTAGTTGCTGGGGATTCGTTTGTATTTTTGAG GGGAGAGAATGGAGAATTACGTGTTGGGCTCAGACGCCATACCCGTCAACAAAGCTCGATGCCATCGTCAGTTATTTCAAGTCAGAGCATGCACCTCGGAGTGCTTGCCACTGCATCTCACGCTGTTTCAACTCAAACACCATTTGTTATTTACTACAAGCCGAG AACAAGTCAGTTCATCATAGGCCTTAACAAATATCTTGAATCTGTAAACCATGAATTTGGAGTTGGCATGAGATTCAAGATGCGTTTTGAGGGGGAGGATTCTCAGGAGAGAAG GTTTTCGGGTACAATTGTTGGTGTCGAGGATAAATCTTCCAATTGGGAATATTCTAAATGGCGATCACTAAAG GTTCAATGGGATGAACATGCATCTATTTCGAGACCTGAAAGGGTTTCTCCCTGGGAGATCGAACCATTTGTGGTGTCAACACCCACAAGCGTTATTCAGACCCAGATTATGAAGAATAAAAGGCTCCGATCACATGTTGAAATCCCGGTTCCTG AAACACCAACTTCAACTGTGTCAACTGCCTGGAATCTGGGTCACGAATCCTTTCAAATTAATTGCAATCTTGAGGAACGAGGGAGCAACCACATGGCTATTATGCAAGCTACACCCCATCTAAATACTTCTTTGAAAATGATTACTGAAGAAACGGAAGAAAGTAAAGGTGTATCAGCTAGGTCTATCATTTTAAACCCTTCAGCGTCAAACATGGGAAAACAAAGCAACAGTCCTTTGTCTTCCCAGAATGAAGCAAAGAAATTTGATACTGTTGTAACATGTCGATTATTTGGGATTGATTTGAAAAGTCCTTCACTTGTGAACCTCTGTGAGGACTCTCCTCCAAAATCATTGGACACACCAAATGACGGTGGCGAAGTGTGTGTTCCAAGTACGGTATTATCGTGTTATTCAGAGCAAAAATATGGTGGTTTCCAGGATTTGAAAAACATGAAGCAAGACCAAGTGCAAGTACCAACCAAGGAGGTTCAGAGCAGACAGAATCAAAGTCATTCGTTTAGNaaaaaaaaaaaacctatttaG
- the LOC140980964 gene encoding bZIP transcription factor 16-like, which translates to MGSSEVDKSSKEGKEAKEPKTPSQERTPAVQGMVAADWSGFQAYSPMPPPGFLASSPQAHPHMWGVQQFIPPYGTPPHPYVAMYPHGGIYAHPTMAPGSYPFSPFTMPSSNGVAEASANSPSNMEVDGKSSEGKEKLPIKRSKGSLGSLNMITGKNNEPGKMSGASANGSHSKSAESASEGSSEGSDADSENELPEKSGDQQDSAELSQSSNAAHNSQNGGMAVPHPMVNQTMAVMPMPASGAVGGIPGPTTNLNIGMDYWGAAPTSAMPPMRGKVPGSSVVGGMVSSGSRDNAQAQPWIQDERELKRQRRKQSNRESARRSRLRKQAECDELAQRAEAMREENASLRTELARIRNEYEQLLAQNASLEERLGELPDQEDRRCSPGDQ; encoded by the exons ATGGGAAGTAGTGAAGTTGATAAATCCTCCAAGGAGGGGAAAGAAGCGAAGGAACCAAAGACTCCTTCACAG GAACGTACTCCAGCTGTTCAAGGCATGGTTGCTGCCGATTGGTCTGGATTTCAG GCATATTCTCCTATGCCTCCACCTGGTTTCTTGGCATCAAGTCCACAGGCCCACCCTCACATGTGGGGTGTTCAG CAATTTATTCCACCCTATGGCACCCCTCCACATCCATACGTCGCTATGTACCCTCATGGGGGTATATATGCACATCCAACTATGGCTCCG GGATCTTATCCTTTTAGTCCTTTCACTATGCCTTCTTCAAACGGTGTCGCTGAAGCCTCC GCCAACTCTCCAAGCAACATGGAGGTGGATGGAAAGTCATCTGAAGGGAAGGAAAAACTGCCAATCAAAAGATCCAAGGGAAGTTTGGGCAGTTTAAATATGATCACTGGGAAGAATAATGAACCTGGCAAAATGTCAGGTGCCTCTGCAAATGGTTCGCATTCCAAAAG TGCTGAAAGTGCAAGTGAAGGTTCAAGTGAAGGAAGTGATGCTGATTCTGAAaat GAATTGCCAGAGAAGTCTGGTGACCAACAAGATTCAG CTGAACTGTCTCAGAGTAGCAATGCTGCTCACAATTCTCAGAATGGAGGGATGGCTGTGCCTCACCCTATGGTAAATCAAACAATGGCTGTTATGCCAATGCCAGCATCAGGGGCTGTAGGTGGTATTCCTGGTCCCACAACTAACTTAAACATTGGAATGGATTATTGGGGTGCTGCTCCGACATCTGCTATGCCTCCAATGCGAGGAAAGGTACCTGGTTCTTCAGTTGTTGGAGGAATGGTCTCTTCTGGATCACGGGACAATGCTCAGGCACAGCCCTGGATACAG GACGAACGGGAGCTCAAAAGACAGAGAAGAAAGCAGTCCAACAGGGAATCTGCTCGTCGATCTAGACTACGCAAGCAG GCAGAATGTGATGAACTTGCCCAACGTGCAGAAGCAATGAGAGAAGAAAATGCATCTCTGAGGACAGAATTGGCTCGGATAAGGAATGAGTACGAGCAACTTCTTGCCCAGAATGCATCACTCGAG GAGCGACTTGGTGAACTACCTGATCAAGAAGATCGAAGGTGCAGTCCAGGTGATCAGTGA
- the LOC140980272 gene encoding 26S proteasome non-ATPase regulatory subunit 8 homolog A-like isoform X2, whose translation MDSKITEVSQMFDRFQASFMRKDYDTCDRLLSQLKVLLTEFKSLPPLFQETPNNIRELTLARHIYEYAVILSVKIEDQDAFERDFFQLKPYYTDARRLPPSAEEYPILGLNLLRLLVQNRIAEFHTELELLPPNALENPCIKHAVELEQSFMEGAYNCVLSARQTVPHETYVYFMDLLAKTVRDEIAGCSEKTYDSLSIKDARQMLLFSSDQELSEYIKEERTEWEIKNGFVFFQRSKESTPCKEIPSLQLINQTLSYARELERIV comes from the exons ATGGATTCGAAAATCACAGAGGTTTCCCAAATGTTTGATAGGTTTCAAGCGTCTTTCATGCGGAAGGATTATGATACTTGTGATAGACTCCTCTCGCAGCTCAAG GTTCTATTGACTGAATTTAAGAGCCTACCTCCTTTATTTCAGGAAACACCAAATAACATCCGTGAATTGACGCTAGCAA GGCATATATATGAATATGCAGTTATTCTCAGTGTGAAAATTGAGGATCAGGATGCTTTTGAGCGGGATTTTTTCCAATTGAAACCCTACTATACGGATGCCCG TCGTCTCCCACCATCAGCTGAGGAGTATCCTATTTTGGGTCTCAACCTTTTGAGACTTCTTGTGCAAAACAGAATTGCCGAATTCCACACCGAGTTGGAATTACTTCCTCCCAATGCTTTAGAGAATCCTTGCATCAAGCATGCAGTTGAGTTGGAGCAATCTTTCATGGAAGGAGCCTACAACTGTGTATTAAGTGCTAGACAAACAGTACCTCATGAAACATATGTTTATTTCATGGACTTACTGGCAAAAACAGTCAG GGATGAGATAGCTGGATGCAGTGAAAAGACATATGATTCCCTTTCAATAAAAGATGCAAGGCAAATGCTGCTGTTTTCTTCGGACCAAGAATTATCCGAATACATCAAGGAG GAGCGTACCGAGTGGGAGATCAAGAACGGGTTTGTATTTTTCCAAAGATCTAAAGAATCGACACCTTGCAAGGAGATTCCGTCTTTGCAGCTGATCAACCAAACACTCAGTTATGCCAGAGAATTGGAGCGGATTGTGTGA